The Deltaproteobacteria bacterium DNA window CCTATGCCTCCGCCCACGCATACGGCCGTGCCGAAGTTCTCTATGTGCGTGGGCTTTCCGAGGGGGCCGACCACGTCGAGGATTCGGTCTCCCTTGACCATGTCGCCGAGCTGGGTCGTCGTCTTGCCCACCTCCTGGACGATGATCGTGATGGTCCCCTCGCCGGTGTCGGAGTCGACGATGGTGAGCGGGATCCTCTCGCCGTGCTCGTCGAGACGGAGCAGGACGAACTGACCGGCCCTGCGTTTGGCGGCGATCCTCGGCGCCCTGATCCTGTAGAGATAGACCGTGTGGGCCAGCTCGACCTTTTCTGTTATCTCGTACATGGAAACGCTACGCTCCTTTCCTGTTGTGGCGCGGCCCGGGGCGGCGCCCAAAGAAGATACGAGACCGCCTCTTCCCCCCATGCCGGTCCGAAAGGCAAGGCCGACGAAGAAAGGCGCCTCCCTTCAGGCGGCGAAGAGGACCCAGAACTCAACGTTGCCCTTCGCCCCCCTTATGGGCGAGGGTGTCGTGCCGAGGCAGCGAAACCCAAGCGCAAGGCCGCAACCCTTTATTTTCTCGACAACGGCCCTGTGCTTTGCCGGGTCCCTGACGACGCCGCCCTTTTCGACCTGCCCCCTGCCCACCTCGAACTGGGGCTTCACCAGCGCAAGCACCCTTGCGCCGGGCGCAAGGAACTCCCTCACCTTCGGCAGGACCTTTTCGAGCGAGATGAAGGAGACGTCTATGACCGCCAGGTCGATGGGGTCGGTTACGGCGTCCCGTGCGAGGTTGCGGACGTTCACGCCCTCGAGTAGACGGACCCGCCCGTCGCGGCGGAGCCGCCAGTCCAGGAGCCCCCGGCCCACGTCCACGGCCCAGACCGCGGCCGCGCCCCGCTGGAGGAGGCAATCGGTGAAGCCCCCGGTGGAGGAGCCCACGTCCATGGCCCTAAGGCCCCTCACATCGAGGCCGAAGCGGTCGAGCGCCCCCTCGAGCTTGAGCCCCCCGCGGCTTGCGTAGCGCGGCCCCTCCTTGATCTCTATGCGGCAGTCCGCCCGATACTCGCGGCCCGGCTTGTCGGCCACGGCGCCGTCCACCACGACGCGTCCCGCCATTATAAGAGCGCGGGCCTTCTGGCGGCTCTCCACGAGCCCCCGCTCCACGAGCATCCTATCGATGCGCGACTTTTCTCGCACCGCCGCCAAGGCCCGCAAAGAGCAGCGCCGCCCGCTCTATGCCCGCGGCGTCGAGGCCCAGCATGGCCCTAAGCTCCTTCTGCCCGCCGTGCTCTATGTAGCGGTCGGGGACGCCGAGTCTCCTTACGGGCAGGTGGATGTCCCTCGACTCGAAGAGCTCGAGCACCGCCGAGCCGAAGCCTCCCTGCAGCGCGCTCTCCTCGACGGTGAGCACCCGTCCCGTCGCCTCGGCGGCCTCTATTATCGTCTCCTCGTCCAGGGGTTTTACGAACCTCGCGTTCACGACGGCCGCCGAGATCCCGGCGGCCTCCAGCGCCTCGGCCGCCTCCATGGCCGGATGGACCATGGAGCCCAGGGCGATGATGGTGAGGTCCCCGCCCTCCCGCATGAGCTCGGCGCTGCCCGGCCGTATCTCGCGCAGCGGTCCCGAGAGGTC harbors:
- a CDS encoding TlyA family RNA methyltransferase, translated to MLVERGLVESRQKARALIMAGRVVVDGAVADKPGREYRADCRIEIKEGPRYASRGGLKLEGALDRFGLDVRGLRAMDVGSSTGGFTDCLLQRGAAAVWAVDVGRGLLDWRLRRDGRVRLLEGVNVRNLARDAVTDPIDLAVIDVSFISLEKVLPKVREFLAPGARVLALVKPQFEVGRGQVEKGGVVRDPAKHRAVVEKIKGCGLALGFRCLGTTPSPIRGAKGNVEFWVLFAA